A stretch of DNA from Desulfosarcina ovata subsp. ovata:
TGGACAACCAGTTCCGTCAATGGCTGGGCATGGGGCTCAATATGTCCGAAGCGACCAAAAAAAACCTCGTTGAGATGAATCCGTTTCGTTCCGTATTCGACACATTCGGACAGCCGGACAGCAAAAAAGACCCCGATCAATCGTCTTGACGCAATCCCACACGCACACCCGTCCGAACTGCATGGCACCCATTGCCAGCGGGAAATGGCAATGGGCATTAATACCTATTTCTGAACATCCGAAGTTTAAATCCTTGCCAACGACCATGCATCATTGGTAGTATAATTTCTACATTGGATGCGAACCGAAACGCCGAACCCGATAAATCTGCCTTGCTTTCCCACCATTTATCCAATGGGATCCGGTCACGTTGACACCAAACGATGGGGGTGCCGCATGAAAGGACAGGAAAAGAAAAAAGAGAACGTATTTGATGGGTTTACCAAAAATCAGTCCGTTAACCAGCGAAGCGGTATGGAACGTCGGCATGAGCACAGCAACGGATTCACCTATGTCAGCACGGTGGGATGGATCTGCCGCCGGGAACAGAGCCGTCGAAAAACAAATGACAACGTACGATAAACAATTCGTTCAGGGATGACCTTTGGCCCATGGCGGTATCCCTGTGGCCACCGGCCATCCCGCATTGTTCCGGCAAACGGATCTTATAGCTAAACCAGGTTCTCCTCGCGAAGACGGGTGAGGATTGCTCGGGTGGAGCGGCTGCGATCCATCGTGTAGAAATGCAATCCGGTAACCCCCTTTTTCAGTAGCCCGCGGCATTGTTCAACCGCGAAATCCACACCAAAATCGAGTACTGCATCTTTGTCCGTCGCGTCCAGTTGGTCCAACCCGCGCTGCATTTCATCGGTGATGGTCGTTCCGCAAATCTTGGACAGCATTTGGGTCAACTTGAGGGTATAGACCGGCATGATCCCCGGAATAATCGGGATTGACACGCCCGCCGAGCGGCACTTCTCCACATACCGGAAAAAGGTGTCATTATCATAACAATACTGGGTGACGACATATTCGGCACCGTTGTCCTGCTTTTGCTTGAGAAAACCAATATCCGCCTCCAGGCTCTGCGCCTGGATATGGCCTTCGGGGTATCCGGCGCAGCCCAGACAGAAGTCGTAACGCGACTTGATAAACGCAATCATTTCCGATGCATACGAAAAGCTTTCGGGATGGGGCTTGAAATCCGGGTCCTGGGGCTTGTCGCCACGGATGACAAAAATCGTCTCAACGCCCAGATCCCGGTATCGGTCAAGCTCGTGCGTCATTTCATCCGGTGCGAGGCCGAATCCGGCGATATAGGCGACGGTGGGGATTTTTTTCTCCACCAGAAGCTGGTTGACGGCCTGATAGGAACCGTCCCGGGTCGATCCGCCGGCACCGAAGGTGATGGACATGTAATCCGGTGATAATTCGGCAAGCGTGTCGACGACGGCGCCAAATTTTTCGGCGGCTTTTTCATCCCGGGGAGGGAAAAATTCAAAAGAGATGGCCGGTTTTTGCTGAGTCGCGTAAAGATTACCAACGTGCATGGAAAATATCCTTTCGTAAAAAGCGTGAAAATTGATCCCCAAATGGTTCGGGATGATGACCCGACATAATAGAGCATCGTTCGTGCCACCGCAGGCAAAAAGCCAAAAAACGCCGCAATAAACTCAAATAATTTCGTTTTAAAACGCCTTCACGCCAATACCGCATGCATAACAGACTGCAAAGGCGAGCCTTCCGGGTCGCAAAGTGTCCTTGCGATGCGCCCATGTCCGGCCGCAGTGATGCCCAAAAGACCGGTACGGCCATTTTTGGACCGGATCATGGTTGCAACACCCGTGTGTGAGTCTTATAATTGCGACGGTACCGCAATCGACAATCGTTATTATGCGCCCATATTCCATGAAAGGATCGATATGCCAAGCAAACAGAAAATCGTTGTCATCGGCGGTGTGGCCTGTGGGCCCAAAGCCGCATCACGAATCAAACGTCTCAATCCCGATGCCGAGGTAACCATCATCGAAAAAGGGGAACTGCTCTCCTACGCCGGCTGCGGACTCCCCTTTTACATTTCAGGAGAGGTGGAAAGTCACAATGAACTGATGGCCACGCCCACCGGCGTGGTCCGCGACACCTTCTTTTTCCATAAGGTCAAAGGCATCGAGATCAAAAACCATACCCTGGTCAAACGTGTCGACCGGAAAAACAAATGCATCGACGCCATCAGTATCCTCTCCGGTGCCAACGTTGAGATTCCCTATGACAAACTGATTCTTGCCGTCGGCAGCAAAACCCAGGTGCCGCCCATCGAGGGCACGGACCTGAACGGGGTCAATTTCCTGCAAACCGTGGAAGATGCGCGCAAAATCCGCAATGAGAGTGGCGCCCTGAAAGGTAAAAAAGCCGTCATTATCGGTGGCGGCCTGATCGGCATCGAGGTGACCGAGGCGTTTAAGAAGCAGGGCATGGAAATCACCGTCATCGAGATGCTCGACAAGGTGATGGGTCAGCTGCTAGATCCGGAAATCGCCTACCATGTGCACAAGGAGTTCGCCGCCAACGGAATCCCCCTCAAACTGAGTGAACGGGTGCTCAAGATCAACGGCGACGACCGCGGAAACGTGAAAAGCGTAACCACCGACAAAGGCGAGTATCCGGCCGACATGGTCCTTATTTCAGTGGGAGTGCGGCCCAACATCCAACTGGCCCAAAATATGGAACTGGAAATCGGCGAAACCGGCGCGATCAAGGTCGATGCCAACCTGCGCACATCGGATCCGGACATCTATGCCGGCGGCGACTGCGCGGAAAACATCAACCGAATCACAGGAAAGCCCATGTACGCACCCATGGGGTCCACCGCCAACAAGCACGGCCGCATCATCGCGGATAACATTTGCGGCATCGACTCCCGGTCCAAGGGCGTCTGCGGGACCGCCATCTGCAAGCTTTTCAACGTCAACGTCGCCCGCACCGGCCTGACCGAAAAAAT
This window harbors:
- a CDS encoding FAD-dependent oxidoreductase; the encoded protein is MPSKQKIVVIGGVACGPKAASRIKRLNPDAEVTIIEKGELLSYAGCGLPFYISGEVESHNELMATPTGVVRDTFFFHKVKGIEIKNHTLVKRVDRKNKCIDAISILSGANVEIPYDKLILAVGSKTQVPPIEGTDLNGVNFLQTVEDARKIRNESGALKGKKAVIIGGGLIGIEVTEAFKKQGMEITVIEMLDKVMGQLLDPEIAYHVHKEFAANGIPLKLSERVLKINGDDRGNVKSVTTDKGEYPADMVLISVGVRPNIQLAQNMELEIGETGAIKVDANLRTSDPDIYAGGDCAENINRITGKPMYAPMGSTANKHGRIIADNICGIDSRSKGVCGTAICKLFNVNVARTGLTEKMAADLGYDTITVLNPSPDRAHFLKEAKLIIIKLVVDRNTKKLLGAQIVGPGDVAKRMEVAVSNIASGGTVIDIAQYDLAYAPPFSPAMDNIITAANIAENKLNGFGKSYTPMEVKAKIDNNEDFIFLDVRSPQEFEEMRIEDPRVKLIPLGKLRESLDQLPKEKEIVAFCKISLRGYEAERLLTGTGYPNVSYMDGGVVCWPFEKFVAG
- a CDS encoding methylenetetrahydrofolate reductase, with the translated sequence MHVGNLYATQQKPAISFEFFPPRDEKAAEKFGAVVDTLAELSPDYMSITFGAGGSTRDGSYQAVNQLLVEKKIPTVAYIAGFGLAPDEMTHELDRYRDLGVETIFVIRGDKPQDPDFKPHPESFSYASEMIAFIKSRYDFCLGCAGYPEGHIQAQSLEADIGFLKQKQDNGAEYVVTQYCYDNDTFFRYVEKCRSAGVSIPIIPGIMPVYTLKLTQMLSKICGTTITDEMQRGLDQLDATDKDAVLDFGVDFAVEQCRGLLKKGVTGLHFYTMDRSRSTRAILTRLREENLV